Part of the Desulfuribacillus stibiiarsenatis genome is shown below.
GTAGCTTGTCCACCGTAACCGCTCAATAACAGGGTGCCAAAAAAGAACTAATACCATGTGGCACTAGTTCTTGCATTCAGCTAGTATACGCGGAGACCAAGGCATTAAATCTTCTAAATCTTCTGGCCTATTCCGGTAATCAGTATCCGGCATGTATAAGAGAAGATAGTTTAGGTAGCTGTATATGTTCAGTCCATTTGCTTTTGCTGTCTCGATGATGCTGTATATAGCGGCACTAGCGGAGGCCCCTTTAGGAGTAGCTG
Proteins encoded:
- a CDS encoding transposase domain-containing protein, yielding ATPKGASASAAIYSIIETAKANGLNIYSYLNYLLLYMPDTDYRNRPEDLEDLMPWSPRILAECKN